A single genomic interval of Bradyrhizobium sp. AZCC 1693 harbors:
- a CDS encoding NAD(P)/FAD-dependent oxidoreductase, which yields MNSALIALEAQVHADLAKTAHPDAAWLTPRCGPDDRPALDVLVVGAGQSGLATAFGLMRSQVSNILVLDKSEEGQEGPWLTYARMHTLRSPKHFTGPDLDIPSLTYQSWHEARFGEEDWRNLDLISRELWAEYLLWFRRVLDLPVRNGCEVIEISPAAGGLLAARVQNADGVDIVFARKIVLATGQEGMGDWTIPEPLRRLPSSLCVHAAQPIDLASLRGKRVAVIGAGASAFDNAATALEAGAADVHLFCRRAEIQVIQPYRWLTFRGFLRHFCDLDDAWRWRFMRAVLEMREGFPQATYDRCARHANFRLQEGAPIEAAKETARGVELQTPRGAFAADFVVCGTGIDMNFAGRPELRNCAANIAVWADRYQPPPDERSPRLGRFPYLAGDYALMERVAGETPWIADIHIFAIASTMSFGASGSSINAMTTAVPKLVHGLTRGLFRADIERHWASFKAYDVPQAVVARATPAKIEER from the coding sequence ATGAACAGCGCCCTTATCGCTCTCGAAGCCCAGGTTCACGCCGATCTTGCCAAGACCGCGCATCCGGATGCCGCGTGGCTGACGCCCAGGTGCGGGCCGGACGACAGGCCAGCGCTGGACGTGCTCGTGGTGGGCGCCGGGCAATCGGGGCTTGCGACGGCGTTCGGGCTGATGCGCTCGCAAGTGAGCAACATCCTCGTACTCGACAAATCCGAGGAGGGACAGGAAGGACCGTGGCTCACCTATGCCCGCATGCACACGCTGCGCAGTCCGAAGCATTTCACCGGGCCTGATCTTGATATTCCCAGCCTGACCTATCAGTCCTGGCACGAGGCGCGCTTTGGCGAGGAGGATTGGCGGAATCTCGACCTGATTTCGCGCGAGCTTTGGGCCGAATATCTGCTCTGGTTCAGGCGCGTCCTGGATCTGCCGGTGCGCAATGGTTGCGAGGTCATCGAGATCTCGCCTGCGGCCGGTGGATTGCTCGCGGCCAGGGTGCAGAACGCTGATGGCGTCGACATTGTCTTTGCGCGCAAGATCGTGCTGGCGACGGGGCAGGAAGGCATGGGCGACTGGACCATTCCGGAACCACTGCGTCGTCTGCCGTCGTCGCTTTGCGTGCATGCGGCGCAGCCGATCGACCTCGCGTCCTTGCGCGGCAAACGGGTCGCAGTGATCGGCGCCGGCGCCTCGGCCTTCGACAATGCCGCCACCGCACTGGAAGCCGGTGCGGCAGACGTGCATCTGTTTTGCCGCAGGGCGGAGATCCAGGTAATCCAGCCCTACCGTTGGCTTACCTTCCGCGGCTTCCTTCGCCATTTTTGCGATCTGGATGATGCCTGGCGCTGGCGCTTCATGCGCGCCGTTCTGGAGATGCGGGAAGGTTTTCCGCAGGCGACCTACGATCGCTGCGCCCGCCATGCCAATTTCCGCCTGCAGGAGGGGGCGCCGATCGAAGCCGCCAAGGAGACGGCTCGCGGTGTCGAATTGCAGACGCCGCGGGGCGCGTTTGCAGCAGACTTCGTGGTTTGCGGCACGGGCATCGACATGAATTTTGCAGGGCGGCCCGAGTTGCGAAATTGCGCCGCCAACATCGCTGTATGGGCTGACCGCTACCAGCCGCCGCCGGACGAGCGCAGCCCGCGGCTTGGGCGTTTTCCCTATCTCGCTGGCGACTACGCGCTGATGGAGCGCGTCGCCGGCGAAACGCCGTGGATTGCGGACATTCATATCTTCGCGATTGCCTCCACCATGAGCTTCGGTGCTTCGGGCTCGTCGATCAATGCGATGACCACGGCGGTGCCGAAACTCGTGCATGGGTTGACACGCGGCCTGTTTCGCGCGGACATCGAGCGGCATTGGGCTTCGTTCAAGGCGTATGACGTGCCTCAGGCCGTCGTCGCGCGGGCAACGCCGGCCAAGATTGAGGAACGGTGA
- a CDS encoding ABC transporter substrate-binding protein, with protein sequence MVVASIAFSLAAGSVQAQTRSETLRYVTGASVNTLDPNIPGSTREAFAVSLSTYDRLVSFGRKQLNGKWVFDLGKITGELAESYEVSPDGLKMTFRLRKDAKFQDGTSVTAEDVKWSLDRVVTAPVLGKAQLLTGSMTSADQFKVIDPLTIEVTLPKPDKLALPNLATVYPIIFNSKVAKAHATADDPWALAWLKENTAGSGAYKIETFKPGEQVIMARNEAWNRGTADKSASFKRVIVQSVPEPATRANLVERGDADLVIDLQASDVQSLEAKAKLKVISTPQYNAVTFVSMNNQIPPFDNVNVRRAIAFALPYDDMFKAALFGRGSPLFGATWADGKPTSGAYPIPQPVKLDLEKAKEYLKAAGMPDGFSTTFSFNVGQASTAEPMAALVKESLAKIGIKVDIQKLPDAQMSTQINEKKLPFFTEGIVAWLPSTDYFYRNFYTGNQRWNYSSINSPELVEIAQKARFEPDAAKYEQDGVKLNAIHFSEIPQIPLWQPSQDAVMASSVDGYTYQFHRQVDYRDLNRK encoded by the coding sequence ATGGTGGTTGCCTCCATCGCGTTCTCACTGGCTGCCGGATCGGTGCAGGCGCAAACGCGCTCCGAAACGTTGCGCTACGTGACCGGCGCATCGGTCAACACGCTTGATCCGAATATTCCGGGGTCGACACGCGAAGCCTTTGCGGTGAGCCTGAGCACTTATGATCGGCTGGTTTCCTTCGGCCGCAAACAGCTCAACGGCAAATGGGTGTTTGATCTCGGCAAGATCACGGGAGAGTTGGCGGAATCCTACGAAGTCAGCCCGGACGGGTTGAAGATGACATTTCGTCTGCGCAAGGACGCCAAGTTCCAGGACGGTACGTCGGTCACGGCGGAAGACGTCAAATGGTCGCTTGACCGGGTCGTCACCGCGCCGGTTCTCGGCAAGGCGCAGCTCCTCACGGGATCGATGACATCGGCCGACCAGTTCAAGGTGATCGATCCCCTGACCATCGAGGTGACGCTGCCGAAGCCGGACAAGCTTGCGTTGCCCAATCTCGCCACCGTCTATCCGATCATTTTCAACTCCAAGGTCGCCAAGGCGCATGCGACGGCAGACGATCCCTGGGCTCTTGCATGGTTGAAGGAGAATACGGCCGGCAGCGGCGCCTACAAGATCGAGACGTTCAAGCCGGGTGAACAGGTGATCATGGCGCGTAACGAGGCCTGGAACCGTGGCACAGCCGACAAGTCGGCGTCCTTCAAGCGCGTCATCGTGCAGTCGGTGCCGGAGCCGGCGACGCGCGCCAATCTGGTCGAGCGCGGCGATGCGGATCTTGTCATCGATCTGCAGGCGAGCGATGTCCAGTCGCTCGAGGCCAAGGCCAAGCTGAAGGTGATCTCGACGCCACAGTATAACGCCGTCACGTTCGTCTCGATGAACAACCAGATCCCGCCGTTCGACAACGTCAATGTGCGTCGCGCCATCGCCTTTGCGTTGCCTTACGACGATATGTTCAAGGCGGCGCTGTTCGGCCGCGGGTCGCCGCTGTTCGGCGCGACGTGGGCGGATGGCAAACCAACGAGCGGCGCCTATCCGATCCCGCAGCCGGTGAAGCTCGACCTCGAGAAGGCCAAGGAGTATCTGAAGGCGGCAGGCATGCCTGACGGCTTCTCGACCACGTTCAGCTTCAATGTCGGCCAGGCTTCGACCGCCGAACCGATGGCGGCCCTGGTGAAGGAATCGCTGGCCAAGATCGGAATCAAGGTTGATATCCAGAAGCTGCCGGACGCCCAGATGTCGACGCAGATCAACGAGAAGAAGCTTCCGTTCTTCACCGAGGGCATCGTCGCCTGGCTGCCGTCGACCGACTACTTCTACCGCAACTTCTACACCGGCAATCAGCGCTGGAACTACTCATCGATCAACAGTCCGGAATTGGTGGAGATCGCGCAGAAAGCCCGTTTCGAACCCGATGCGGCCAAGTATGAGCAAGACGGCGTCAAGCTCAACGCCATCCATTTCAGCGAGATACCGCAGATACCGCTCTGGCAGCCCAGCCAGGACGCCGTGATGGCGTCCTCGGTCGATGGCTATACATACCAGTTCCACCGCCAGGTCGATTATCGCGATCTCAATCGCAAGTAA
- a CDS encoding ABC transporter permease, which yields MAAFGATVIRAGRRFLSSLPALFGVLVFTFLLMRVLPGDPAVFFASGPNAGKEEIEVIRKQMGLNKPVPEQLMLYLYDVGSGNLGRSMMTGQLVTKDLRERLPASLELTFTALLIALLSAVPLGVLAALRPGSIIDHGVRFFCALGVCVPTFVSGLLLIYVFYYLLGLAPDPTGRVDIFASLPPRRTGFLLIDFVLAGDFDGWWAAFRQLILPALSMALFVVAPLARITRASMLVSLGSDFVRTARSVGLPWWRVVVTYALRNAILPVITIAGIVFSTMLGANVLVEKVFSWPGVASYALDALLSSDYAPVQGFVLLMATVFVIVNLLVDILYGIADPRVTIG from the coding sequence ATGGCGGCCTTTGGAGCAACGGTGATACGGGCGGGCAGGCGCTTCCTGTCCTCGCTGCCGGCGCTCTTTGGCGTGCTCGTCTTCACCTTCCTGCTGATGCGGGTGCTGCCGGGCGATCCGGCGGTGTTCTTCGCTTCCGGGCCGAATGCTGGCAAGGAGGAGATCGAGGTCATCCGAAAGCAGATGGGGCTCAACAAGCCGGTGCCGGAACAACTGATGCTGTATCTCTATGATGTCGGCAGCGGCAATCTCGGCAGATCGATGATGACCGGGCAGTTGGTCACGAAAGATCTCCGTGAGCGGCTGCCGGCCTCGCTTGAACTCACCTTCACGGCGCTGCTGATCGCGTTGCTGTCGGCCGTGCCGCTCGGTGTGCTGGCGGCCCTGAGACCGGGCTCCATCATCGACCACGGCGTGCGGTTTTTTTGCGCGCTCGGCGTCTGCGTACCGACGTTCGTTTCGGGCCTGTTGCTGATCTATGTCTTCTATTACCTGCTCGGGCTTGCGCCCGATCCGACTGGCCGGGTCGATATCTTTGCGTCACTGCCGCCAAGGCGGACCGGCTTCCTGTTGATCGACTTCGTGCTCGCAGGCGATTTCGATGGATGGTGGGCCGCCTTCCGGCAACTGATCTTGCCGGCGCTGAGCATGGCGCTGTTTGTGGTGGCGCCGCTGGCGCGCATCACGCGGGCCTCGATGCTGGTCTCGCTTGGCAGCGATTTCGTGCGCACCGCGCGTTCCGTGGGCCTTCCCTGGTGGCGGGTCGTCGTCACTTATGCGCTAAGGAATGCCATTCTGCCGGTCATTACCATCGCAGGCATCGTGTTCTCGACCATGCTCGGCGCCAATGTCCTGGTGGAGAAGGTATTCTCCTGGCCGGGCGTCGCCTCCTACGCGCTCGATGCGTTGCTCTCCTCCGACTATGCGCCGGTACAGGGTTTTGTGCTGCTGATGGCTACCGTGTTTGTGATCGTCAATCTACTAGTGGATATCCTTTATGGCATCGCCGATCCACGGGTGACAATCGGATGA
- a CDS encoding ABC transporter permease: MTSATLRHAGWILRGNPLTAVAAAGVFLLALIAIFGPWIVPYDPIVSNVSQALMPPSAAHIAGTDQLGRDVFSRLIVATRLDLAIAVSAVGISFAIGAVIGAICGYTGGRLDRGVGRFVDVVMAFPLFVLAMAMVAALGNRVENIVIATAIINLPFYIRFARAEVNVRRNVGWVEAARACGDSHLSVVLRFLLPNVLPAMAVQISLNLGWAILNAAGLSFIGLGVKPPTPEWGIMVAEGARFISTGKWWLVAFPGLALMLTVLCFNLLGDGVRDILDPRMRT; encoded by the coding sequence ATGACCTCAGCGACGCTTCGCCATGCCGGCTGGATTCTGCGCGGCAACCCGCTCACCGCCGTTGCCGCTGCCGGCGTCTTCCTGCTTGCGCTGATCGCGATTTTCGGGCCGTGGATCGTGCCGTATGATCCGATCGTCTCGAACGTGTCGCAAGCCCTGATGCCGCCGAGCGCGGCACACATTGCCGGTACCGATCAGCTCGGCCGCGACGTGTTCAGCCGCCTGATCGTCGCGACACGGCTCGATCTCGCCATCGCCGTCTCGGCGGTCGGAATCTCCTTTGCCATCGGCGCCGTCATCGGCGCGATCTGCGGCTATACCGGTGGCCGGCTCGATCGCGGCGTCGGCCGCTTCGTCGACGTCGTGATGGCCTTTCCGCTGTTCGTGCTGGCAATGGCGATGGTCGCAGCGCTCGGCAATCGGGTGGAGAACATCGTCATCGCGACCGCCATCATCAATCTGCCGTTCTACATCCGCTTTGCGCGTGCGGAGGTGAATGTCCGTCGCAATGTCGGCTGGGTCGAAGCGGCGCGCGCCTGCGGCGATAGCCACCTCTCGGTCGTGCTGCGCTTCCTGCTGCCCAACGTGCTGCCGGCCATGGCGGTGCAAATATCGCTCAATCTCGGCTGGGCAATCCTCAATGCGGCCGGACTTTCCTTTATCGGCCTCGGCGTCAAACCGCCGACCCCGGAATGGGGCATCATGGTTGCGGAGGGCGCGCGCTTCATTTCCACCGGAAAATGGTGGCTGGTTGCCTTTCCAGGCCTGGCGTTAATGCTGACCGTGCTGTGCTTCAACCTGCTCGGCGACGGGGTGCGCGATATTCTCGACCCCCGCATGCGAACATGA
- the nikE gene encoding ABC transporter ATP-binding protein, producing MTQSLLALSDLHVTFSTRRGLVEAVRGVTLSLGEGEMLGLVGESGSGKSVTGFAITRLLDAAGRITAGDIRFRGQDITRISAGDFRHLHGAAMAMIFQNPRAALNPIRAVGDQIADAITAHKRMHRDEARAQALGLLRAVQIRDPEKRMAAYPHELSGGMCQRVMIAMAISCNPALLIADEPTTGLDVTTQKVVMDLLTDIAAERGMATILITHDLGLAARYCRRVVVMEQGRLVEEAEPKPLFHAPQHPYTKRLVAASPTASSRIADLVPEEERGRQIAVPVAPRPQPAPGTPPLLEVQKLAKRFDQGAAALADFSMTISAGESVGLVGESGSGKSTTSRIICRLIDPSEGEIAFEGQSIGHIPARDFHRSPFRRDIQIVFQDPNDSLNPRFTAFDCIAHPLLRLGGMRAGNALRQRVEECAQRVGLEIELLTRFPHQLSGGQKARVGIARAIACRPRLLVLDEPTAALDVSVQAVVLQLLDRLRREDDLAFLFVSHDLNVVRMMCDRTIVLQNGRIVEQGESRAMFDNPKTAYTRELVDAVPHIEPELAAFAT from the coding sequence ATGACTCAATCGCTCCTGGCATTGAGCGACCTGCACGTCACCTTCTCGACACGGCGTGGCCTTGTCGAGGCGGTGCGTGGTGTCACCCTGTCGCTCGGCGAGGGCGAGATGCTTGGCCTTGTCGGCGAGAGCGGTTCGGGCAAGTCCGTCACCGGCTTTGCGATCACGCGGCTGCTCGATGCGGCCGGGCGGATCACAGCAGGCGACATCCGGTTTCGCGGGCAGGACATCACGCGGATATCGGCGGGCGATTTCCGTCATCTGCATGGCGCGGCGATGGCGATGATCTTTCAGAACCCGCGTGCAGCGCTCAATCCGATCCGTGCGGTCGGCGACCAGATCGCCGATGCGATTACGGCCCATAAGCGAATGCACCGGGACGAAGCGCGCGCGCAGGCGCTGGGGCTGCTGCGTGCCGTGCAAATTCGCGATCCTGAAAAGCGGATGGCGGCTTACCCGCACGAACTCTCCGGCGGGATGTGCCAGCGCGTGATGATCGCCATGGCGATTTCCTGCAACCCGGCCCTGCTGATCGCCGACGAGCCGACCACCGGGCTCGACGTCACGACGCAAAAGGTCGTGATGGACCTTTTGACCGATATCGCGGCCGAGCGCGGCATGGCGACCATCCTGATCACCCATGATCTCGGTCTCGCCGCTCGCTACTGTCGCCGCGTCGTGGTGATGGAGCAGGGCCGGCTGGTCGAGGAGGCCGAACCGAAGCCTCTCTTCCACGCGCCACAACACCCTTACACCAAACGTCTGGTGGCGGCTTCGCCCACGGCGAGCTCGCGGATCGCGGATCTGGTGCCGGAAGAGGAGAGGGGGCGGCAAATTGCGGTGCCCGTCGCGCCCCGGCCGCAGCCGGCGCCAGGTACGCCGCCTCTGCTGGAGGTGCAGAAACTCGCCAAGCGGTTCGATCAGGGCGCCGCGGCGCTGGCAGATTTTTCAATGACGATCAGCGCCGGCGAGAGCGTCGGTCTGGTCGGCGAATCCGGCTCCGGCAAGAGCACGACGTCGCGCATCATCTGCCGCTTGATCGATCCGAGCGAGGGAGAGATCGCGTTCGAGGGCCAGTCGATCGGCCATATCCCGGCCCGCGATTTTCACCGGTCACCGTTTCGCAGGGACATCCAGATCGTCTTTCAGGATCCGAACGACAGCCTCAACCCGCGGTTCACCGCCTTTGACTGCATCGCCCATCCGCTGCTTCGGCTTGGCGGCATGCGCGCAGGCAACGCCTTGCGGCAGCGGGTGGAGGAGTGCGCGCAGCGCGTTGGACTGGAGATCGAATTGCTGACGCGCTTCCCGCATCAGCTTTCGGGCGGCCAGAAGGCCCGTGTCGGCATCGCCCGCGCCATCGCCTGCCGGCCGCGCCTGTTGGTGCTGGATGAGCCGACGGCAGCGCTCGACGTCTCGGTGCAGGCGGTGGTGTTGCAACTGCTCGACCGGTTGCGGCGTGAGGATGACTTGGCCTTCCTCTTTGTCAGCCACGACCTCAATGTCGTTCGCATGATGTGCGATCGGACCATCGTGCTGCAAAACGGCCGTATCGTCGAACAGGGCGAGAGCCGCGCGATGTTCGACAATCCCAAAACCGCTTACACACGCGAGCTGGTCGATGCCGTGCCGCATATCGAGCCGGAACTGGCTGCGTTCGCGACCTGA
- the pncA gene encoding bifunctional nicotinamidase/pyrazinamidase: MQIRLGNDDLLLIIDVQNDFCPGGALAVVDGDAVVPVINRLAERFDHVVLTQDWHPSDHSSFVTSHPGASPFESAPMPYGEQTLWPDHCVQGTAGAAFHPELMIDRAELIIRKGFRREIDSYSAFFENDRRTPTGLAGYLRDRGLRRIFLAGLATDFCVHYSAVDARRLGFDTVLVEAGCRAIDLAGSLNAAWAGMAAVGVQRVNDL; encoded by the coding sequence ATGCAGATCCGACTAGGCAACGATGATTTGCTGCTGATAATCGATGTGCAGAACGATTTCTGCCCCGGCGGGGCACTTGCGGTTGTCGATGGCGATGCCGTGGTGCCGGTTATCAATCGTCTCGCCGAACGCTTCGATCACGTGGTGCTGACCCAGGACTGGCATCCGTCAGATCACAGCTCTTTCGTCACATCGCATCCGGGAGCGAGCCCCTTCGAGAGCGCCCCTATGCCATATGGCGAGCAGACCCTTTGGCCCGATCATTGCGTCCAGGGCACCGCCGGGGCGGCGTTTCATCCGGAACTCATGATCGACCGGGCAGAACTGATAATCCGGAAAGGCTTCCGTCGCGAAATCGATTCTTATTCTGCGTTTTTTGAAAACGACCGGCGCACACCTACCGGTCTGGCGGGTTACTTGCGCGACCGCGGCTTGCGGCGGATCTTCCTGGCCGGGCTCGCCACCGATTTTTGCGTCCACTATTCCGCCGTGGACGCACGCCGGCTCGGCTTCGACACCGTGCTTGTTGAGGCCGGATGCAGGGCCATCGATCTGGCGGGCTCGCTCAACGCCGCCTGGGCAGGGATGGCCGCCGTCGGCGTGCAGCGTGTCAACGATCTCTAA
- a CDS encoding hydantoinase/oxoprolinase family protein → MRRIGIDVGGTNTDAVLLDGDKVVFAVKRPTTKDVTSGILDALKALRADPAARGPVDAVVIGTTHFINAVVQRRNLMKVAAIRIGMPASASLPPFCDWPHDLAEGVRGEIFMLEGGHDYDGRPIVPFDTAGMRAAARRIGDLGLRSVAVSSIFSPLDPSCELAARDILQDICPDVAVTLSHDLGRIGLLERENAALLNAVLHDLAVETVAAFRKATAESGIDAPLFLTQNDGTVMQAETAIAFPVMSFASGATNSMRGAAHLSGLEDALVVDVGGTTSDIGQLRHGFPREANAVVEIGGVRTLFRMPDLLSIGLGGGSHIDPASARVGPLSVGYRLTQDALVFGGAQLTATDIAVAAGLLDVGDRSRVASISKDMIAAALTDATRQLEENIDRMKTEAGDAPLIAVGGGAFLVPEKLAGVSQIIRVPFGDCANAVGAAIARVSGEVDQVFRDLTRDEAIAAALEIAERKAINAGADPRSLKTIEIEDMPIAYLPGNSLRVRVRVAGALNRIEASREVA, encoded by the coding sequence ATGCGACGCATTGGAATTGACGTCGGCGGCACCAATACCGACGCCGTGCTGCTGGATGGCGACAAGGTGGTTTTCGCTGTCAAGCGTCCCACCACGAAGGATGTGACATCCGGCATCCTCGACGCCCTGAAGGCATTGCGTGCCGATCCCGCTGCGCGGGGGCCGGTCGACGCGGTGGTGATCGGAACCACGCACTTCATCAACGCCGTGGTCCAACGCCGGAATTTGATGAAAGTCGCGGCGATCCGGATCGGCATGCCGGCCAGCGCTTCGCTGCCGCCATTTTGCGATTGGCCGCATGACCTCGCCGAAGGCGTGCGCGGCGAGATTTTCATGCTCGAAGGCGGCCACGACTATGACGGTCGGCCGATCGTGCCTTTCGATACCGCCGGCATGCGCGCGGCCGCACGGCGCATCGGCGATCTCGGGCTGCGCTCGGTGGCAGTCTCGTCGATCTTCTCACCACTTGATCCAAGCTGCGAACTCGCAGCACGCGATATCCTGCAGGATATCTGCCCGGACGTCGCCGTCACCCTGTCGCATGATCTCGGACGGATCGGTCTGCTTGAGCGCGAGAACGCGGCGCTTCTCAATGCGGTGCTGCATGACCTCGCGGTCGAAACCGTGGCCGCTTTCCGCAAGGCGACCGCCGAAAGCGGCATCGACGCCCCGCTGTTCCTCACCCAAAACGACGGCACGGTGATGCAGGCTGAAACGGCCATCGCCTTCCCAGTGATGAGCTTTGCCTCAGGTGCGACCAACTCGATGCGCGGCGCGGCGCATCTGTCCGGACTGGAAGACGCCCTGGTCGTGGACGTCGGCGGCACAACAAGCGATATCGGCCAATTGCGCCATGGATTTCCGCGTGAGGCCAACGCGGTCGTCGAGATCGGCGGCGTGCGCACGCTGTTCCGCATGCCGGACCTGCTGTCGATCGGTCTCGGTGGCGGCAGCCATATCGATCCCGCGTCGGCGAGGGTTGGCCCGCTCAGCGTCGGCTATCGTCTGACGCAGGATGCGCTCGTCTTCGGCGGCGCACAGTTGACCGCGACCGATATCGCGGTCGCCGCCGGGCTGCTCGATGTTGGCGATCGCTCCCGCGTCGCGTCGATCTCGAAGGATATGATCGCCGCAGCACTCACCGACGCCACGCGGCAGCTCGAAGAAAACATCGACCGCATGAAAACCGAGGCTGGCGATGCGCCCCTGATTGCCGTGGGTGGCGGGGCCTTCCTGGTGCCCGAAAAGCTGGCCGGCGTTTCGCAGATCATCCGGGTCCCCTTCGGCGATTGCGCCAATGCCGTGGGCGCAGCAATTGCCCGCGTCAGCGGCGAGGTCGATCAGGTCTTCCGCGATCTCACCCGCGACGAAGCCATTGCAGCGGCGTTGGAAATTGCCGAACGCAAGGCTATCAACGCCGGCGCGGATCCCCGCAGCCTGAAGACGATTGAGATCGAGGATATGCCGATCGCCTACCTGCCAGGCAATTCACTGCGCGTCCGCGTCCGGGTTGCCGGCGCGCTCAACCGGATCGAGGCCAGCCGGGAGGTGGCTTAA
- a CDS encoding DUF917 domain-containing protein encodes MNEPVLTEITLEDIESLAVGAWILGTGGGGSPYLGLLNLRRLYAEGYRVQLMSPLDLDDNDRVAVVSNMGAPLIGQERLADSRNIARAVEMQEEFGGFKFRAVMSVEIGGGNGTQALMAAVHLNIPVVDADCMGRAFPEAQMTSVAIGGLRPYPCTLYDPRGIEAIVTKVPSWKWMERASRKICVEMGSIASTSKAPRTGREVKDWGIHFTTTAAIRIGRLVREANRLHTDPIAALLESEGGKRLFTGKVVDVARRTTEGFLRGSVAIEGIDDDRGSRLELSFQNEWIVAWREGKAVAMSPDLICVLESVSGHAVGTETVRYGQRVTVVALPAPAVLTSPRGLEFVGPRAFGYDLDFRSVFEERAGAGV; translated from the coding sequence ATGAATGAGCCGGTTCTCACCGAGATTACGCTTGAGGATATCGAATCCCTCGCGGTCGGCGCCTGGATTCTCGGCACCGGCGGCGGCGGCAGCCCCTATTTGGGTCTGCTCAACCTGCGCCGGCTCTACGCGGAAGGCTATCGCGTGCAGTTGATGTCGCCGCTGGATCTTGATGATAACGATCGGGTCGCGGTCGTCTCCAACATGGGGGCACCGCTGATCGGTCAGGAGCGCCTGGCCGACAGCCGCAACATCGCCCGCGCGGTCGAGATGCAGGAGGAATTCGGCGGCTTCAAATTCCGCGCCGTGATGTCGGTCGAGATCGGCGGCGGCAACGGCACGCAGGCGCTGATGGCGGCCGTCCATCTCAATATACCCGTCGTCGATGCCGATTGCATGGGACGCGCCTTTCCCGAGGCGCAGATGACCTCGGTGGCGATCGGCGGGCTGCGACCCTATCCCTGCACGCTGTACGATCCGCGCGGTATCGAAGCGATCGTCACGAAAGTGCCAAGCTGGAAATGGATGGAGCGGGCCAGCCGCAAGATCTGCGTCGAAATGGGCTCGATCGCCTCGACCAGCAAGGCGCCTCGCACCGGCCGCGAGGTGAAGGATTGGGGCATTCACTTCACGACCACCGCGGCGATCCGGATCGGCCGGCTGGTCCGCGAAGCCAATCGCCTGCATACCGATCCGATCGCAGCTCTGCTCGAAAGCGAAGGCGGCAAGCGGCTCTTCACCGGCAAGGTGGTCGATGTCGCCCGCCGGACGACCGAGGGCTTTCTGCGCGGCTCTGTCGCGATCGAGGGCATCGATGACGACCGCGGCTCGCGGCTGGAGCTCTCGTTCCAGAACGAGTGGATCGTCGCCTGGCGCGAAGGCAAGGCCGTCGCGATGTCACCAGACCTGATCTGCGTGCTCGAGAGCGTCTCGGGCCATGCGGTCGGCACCGAGACGGTGCGCTACGGTCAGCGCGTCACCGTGGTGGCGCTGCCGGCTCCCGCCGTCCTGACCAGTCCACGCGGCCTCGAATTCGTCGGCCCCCGCGCCTTTGGCTACGACCTGGATTTCCGTTCCGTTTTCGAAGAGCGCGCAGGCGCTGGAGTGTAA
- a CDS encoding AroM family protein: MQQQRMGVVVIGQSPRPSVVNEIAAVLSPGLEIDLRGALDGMTRAEIDAIPPSDGHDALFTLLPNGDSVTISKKAVEARAAIQIENFAREGVKVAMLACTGKFPNLAPDGLVILPSAVLHHMVEAVLPKGRLGVFSPLPEQTALIAGKWERPNVEVVGVTMRPGSNAEAVDEAARKMAALSPDLVVMDCMSYTRANKARVRQSYGGPVILAIAAAARAVEELVA, encoded by the coding sequence ATGCAACAACAACGCATGGGCGTGGTCGTGATCGGCCAGAGCCCGCGACCTTCCGTCGTGAACGAAATCGCGGCGGTGCTATCACCCGGACTGGAGATCGATCTGCGCGGAGCGCTCGACGGCATGACGCGCGCCGAGATAGACGCGATTCCACCGAGTGACGGCCACGACGCCCTGTTCACCCTGCTGCCGAATGGCGACAGCGTCACCATCAGCAAGAAGGCGGTCGAGGCACGGGCGGCGATCCAGATCGAGAATTTCGCACGCGAGGGCGTCAAGGTCGCCATGCTCGCCTGCACCGGCAAATTTCCAAATCTTGCGCCGGATGGTCTGGTGATCCTGCCCTCGGCCGTGCTGCACCACATGGTCGAGGCGGTTCTTCCGAAGGGACGTCTCGGCGTCTTCTCGCCGCTGCCGGAGCAGACCGCACTGATCGCCGGAAAATGGGAGCGACCGAACGTCGAAGTTGTCGGCGTGACGATGCGGCCGGGTTCCAATGCCGAGGCCGTCGATGAGGCTGCACGGAAAATGGCCGCCCTGTCGCCGGACCTCGTCGTGATGGATTGCATGAGCTATACGCGCGCGAACAAGGCGCGTGTTCGCCAGAGCTATGGCGGGCCGGTCATCCTCGCCATTGCCGCCGCCGCACGTGCCGTCGAGGAGCTGGTCGCATGA